From Draconibacterium halophilum, one genomic window encodes:
- a CDS encoding OmpA family protein, protein MRIIGTDGTNLKVRARGGRFKMKLKPETEYVFAAFKDGFLRDKAAVNTIGMEDSKDFRFTMNLTPTDAPIKVDNINYEFGSWELLESSKVALDTLVEILVFNPTITIELMAHTDYVGSDQFNFDLSQKRAQSVVDYLIEKGINPDRLVAKGYGETWPKTVTRKLANQYDFLKRGDELTEEFILQLPEAQREIASGINRRTEFRVLSTDFIERFDAEPEG, encoded by the coding sequence ATGCGTATTATCGGAACTGATGGTACAAACTTAAAAGTACGCGCCCGTGGCGGCCGGTTTAAAATGAAATTGAAGCCCGAAACAGAATATGTTTTTGCAGCCTTTAAAGATGGTTTTCTGCGCGACAAAGCTGCAGTGAATACTATTGGCATGGAGGACAGCAAAGATTTTCGTTTTACAATGAATCTTACCCCAACCGATGCACCGATAAAAGTTGATAATATTAATTACGAATTTGGCAGCTGGGAATTACTCGAAAGTTCGAAAGTAGCTTTAGATACGTTGGTTGAGATATTGGTTTTTAACCCAACTATTACCATCGAGCTAATGGCACATACCGACTACGTAGGTAGCGATCAGTTTAACTTCGATCTGTCGCAAAAACGTGCACAAAGTGTAGTGGATTATCTTATTGAAAAGGGAATAAATCCTGACCGACTGGTTGCTAAGGGATATGGCGAAACCTGGCCAAAAACAGTAACCCGAAAATTGGCAAATCAGTACGACTTCTTGAAACGTGGGGATGAATTAACCGAGGAGTTTATTCTGCAATTGCCAGAGGCGCAGCGGGAAATTGCCAGTGGTATAAACCGTAGAACAGAGTTTAGAGTGCTGTCTACCGACTTTATCGAGCGATTTGATGCCGAACCGGAAGGTTAA
- a CDS encoding peptidase associated/transthyretin-like domain-containing protein, whose product MKTLTILLAITCCINTYAQDSTFIIEGKTIDTKGQPIADVYVINPRTLEKDITRGNGIFKLTVSPGDSLIFSHISYFRISIQVYKLLQSPVVMLESEDVKIPEVVVSPGQMTDQKRAQKNLDFLDDYKPRKYNKMEPESDPTTTIMTEHNRLMRTKASSVSFLPILGVPLKLIDKAVQKRKRRKLYETDYYSTRKVKKPPFETESDTVTKPEKSH is encoded by the coding sequence ATGAAAACATTAACCATTCTGTTAGCCATCACGTGTTGTATAAATACCTACGCACAAGATTCCACTTTTATTATCGAAGGAAAAACAATTGACACTAAAGGTCAACCAATTGCCGATGTTTATGTAATCAATCCGCGAACATTAGAAAAAGATATTACGAGAGGCAATGGAATTTTCAAATTAACTGTAAGTCCTGGAGACTCGCTGATCTTTTCTCACATCTCGTACTTTCGTATTTCAATTCAGGTGTATAAGCTACTGCAAAGCCCGGTGGTTATGTTAGAGTCAGAAGATGTAAAAATACCCGAGGTAGTGGTTAGTCCCGGACAAATGACCGATCAAAAACGCGCCCAAAAAAACCTAGATTTTTTAGACGACTACAAACCTCGCAAGTACAATAAAATGGAACCGGAAAGCGACCCTACAACTACAATAATGACCGAACACAACCGGCTTATGCGAACAAAGGCCAGTTCTGTAAGTTTTTTACCAATTTTAGGTGTTCCGCTAAAATTAATTGATAAAGCAGTACAAAAAAGAAAAAGGCGTAAACTATACGAAACAGATTATTATTCAACGCGAAAAGTAAAAAAACCACCCTTTGAAACGGAATCCGATACAGTAACGAAACCCGAGAAGAGCCATTAA
- a CDS encoding sensor histidine kinase → MKKIKFEYRITLLYLLIGGLWIIFSDKFLLTISSDQELLTELQTYKGWFYVATTSVLLFLLLKSHLKKLRKAESEAKKSNELKTSFLQNISHEIRTPMNSIIGFSDILNSQKFNEKEANQFLAIIRNSSNQLLYIVNQLLDISMIESGNVKVYDNSFTLNSMIDEINAAFSPLVKESIKFEVKKGLSDDKSYIITDAGKLRQVIMNLLSNANKYTASGSIKLSYVLEDEMLKFAVEDSGIGISPDKKAFIFQRFQKAHDEQKETYDGVGLGLSICYGNVKLLKGDIGFSSAIGKGSTFNFRIPYSPASR, encoded by the coding sequence ATGAAAAAGATAAAATTTGAATATCGTATTACTTTGCTTTACCTGTTGATTGGAGGACTTTGGATTATTTTCTCCGATAAGTTTTTATTGACTATTTCCAGCGACCAGGAATTACTAACGGAACTACAAACTTATAAAGGCTGGTTTTATGTGGCAACCACCTCAGTTCTTTTGTTTTTGTTGTTAAAATCGCACCTTAAAAAATTACGCAAAGCCGAATCAGAAGCAAAAAAAAGCAATGAATTAAAAACATCGTTTCTACAAAATATTTCTCACGAGATAAGAACTCCAATGAACAGTATCATTGGTTTTTCCGACATTCTGAACTCCCAAAAATTTAACGAAAAAGAAGCAAATCAGTTTCTTGCTATCATCAGAAATAGTTCGAACCAGCTGCTTTATATCGTCAACCAGCTGCTGGATATTTCAATGATCGAGTCGGGTAATGTAAAGGTGTACGATAACTCTTTTACGCTGAATTCTATGATTGACGAAATTAATGCAGCCTTTTCTCCCCTGGTAAAAGAATCGATAAAATTTGAGGTAAAGAAAGGACTTAGTGATGACAAAAGTTACATCATTACTGATGCCGGCAAACTACGCCAGGTAATTATGAATTTGCTGAGTAATGCCAATAAATATACAGCTTCAGGCAGTATTAAGCTGAGCTATGTACTTGAGGATGAAATGCTAAAATTTGCGGTTGAAGATTCTGGCATTGGCATTTCGCCTGATAAAAAAGCATTCATTTTTCAACGCTTTCAGAAAGCACATGACGAACAAAAAGAGACTTATGATGGTGTTGGTCTGGGACTTTCTATTTGCTATGGCAACGTTAAACTGTTAAAAGGAGACATTGGATTTTCTTCTGCAATTGGAAAAGGATCAACATTTAATTTTCGTATACCCTATTCTCCTGCTTCTCGTTAA
- a CDS encoding potassium channel family protein, with protein sequence MPTSNLQYNKFQAVSSRTLKAGITLLVSILLFGTAGYYYIEDLTLLESLYMTVITISTVGFKHVGHEPTETGMLFTIILIIFSLGSLAYVGSNMARFIFDGELANYIKTYRVDKKIAKLKDHVIIVGYGRNGEQAAMELEENNVKFVVLDKRDNVITRIRQNPNILYIKGDATHEDTLEQAGIQRARALIATTPTDADNVFVVLTARSMNPGLTVISRASELESQMKLKRAGATNVIMPERIGGQRMAKLVHQPDVVEFIEYILLQKSQDVTLEEVSCKNLAQRFVSKSIAELKVRETTGANIIGIKISGARYVFNPDPQMILSRNDQLFVLGNPAQIKRLKEVMESEVAK encoded by the coding sequence ATGCCTACAAGTAATCTACAGTATAATAAATTTCAAGCCGTATCGAGCCGTACGCTTAAGGCTGGTATTACCTTGCTGGTCTCGATTCTTTTATTTGGGACCGCCGGTTACTACTACATCGAAGACCTTACTTTGCTTGAAAGTTTGTACATGACAGTTATTACCATATCAACTGTTGGTTTTAAGCATGTTGGCCACGAACCAACCGAAACGGGAATGCTGTTTACCATTATTCTCATTATTTTTAGTTTGGGTAGTTTGGCGTATGTTGGCTCAAATATGGCACGATTTATATTCGATGGAGAGTTAGCTAACTATATAAAAACGTACAGGGTGGATAAGAAAATTGCAAAATTAAAAGACCACGTTATTATTGTGGGCTACGGCAGAAATGGCGAACAGGCAGCCATGGAACTGGAAGAAAACAATGTTAAGTTTGTTGTTCTCGACAAACGCGATAACGTTATTACGAGGATACGCCAAAATCCGAACATATTATACATAAAAGGCGACGCAACACACGAAGATACGCTGGAACAAGCCGGTATTCAAAGGGCCAGGGCTTTAATTGCCACCACCCCAACCGATGCCGACAATGTTTTTGTGGTGTTGACTGCTCGTAGTATGAACCCGGGACTAACCGTTATTAGTCGCGCATCGGAATTGGAAAGCCAAATGAAATTGAAACGAGCCGGCGCCACCAATGTAATTATGCCTGAACGCATTGGAGGGCAGCGAATGGCAAAACTGGTGCACCAACCCGATGTTGTTGAGTTTATCGAGTATATACTGCTGCAAAAATCGCAGGATGTTACCCTTGAGGAAGTATCCTGTAAAAACCTCGCGCAACGTTTTGTGAGCAAATCAATTGCCGAGCTAAAAGTGCGCGAAACAACAGGTGCCAACATTATTGGTATAAAAATAAGTGGCGCGCGTTACGTTTTTAATCCCGATCCGCAAATGATACTTTCGCGCAACGATCAGCTTTTTGTTTTGGGAAATCCGGCCCAAATAAAACGTTTGAAAGAAGTGATGGAAAGCGAAGTAGCTAAATAA
- a CDS encoding DUF2851 family protein → MADPQNMPEEFLQYIWQNRLFTTNQLQTIDGDQLEIIDQGRKNSDSGPDFFNAKIKLNETTWAGNIEIHKKASDWQKHEHTNDKAYDNVILHVVETADTTIARNNGEIIPTLILNYPEQLKHNYEKLINAQTWIACEKQFHKVDPIVLQLGFNRLMIERLETKTQAIVEQLRQNNNNWEETFFQVLAQMFGFKVNAVPFELLAKSLSIQTLLKHKNSLFQLEALLFGNSGLLNQQLLGDDYYIHLRDEYSFLYKKYKLKGIEGHLWKFMRLRPPNFPTIRISQLAALIYHSEGLFSRILEIESMEELKKLFKVKASEYWDTHYNFNKTSKKPQAKELGDTAAHILIINVIVPFLFVYGENQNKHELKNRALEILENLPAESNSIISKWADMGIQARSAFDSQALLQLKNYYCESKKCLNCHLGVKLVSSIQNQDD, encoded by the coding sequence ATGGCTGACCCACAAAATATGCCCGAAGAATTTCTGCAATACATTTGGCAAAACAGGCTTTTCACGACCAATCAGTTACAAACCATTGATGGCGACCAGCTGGAAATTATCGATCAGGGACGAAAAAATTCCGACTCCGGTCCTGATTTCTTTAATGCAAAGATCAAACTAAACGAAACGACATGGGCCGGCAATATCGAGATCCATAAAAAAGCATCCGACTGGCAAAAACACGAACACACCAACGACAAAGCGTACGACAATGTTATTTTACATGTGGTTGAAACTGCTGACACAACAATCGCCCGAAATAATGGAGAAATTATTCCAACTCTAATTCTGAACTACCCCGAACAACTGAAACACAATTACGAGAAGTTGATTAATGCCCAGACATGGATCGCCTGCGAAAAACAGTTTCATAAAGTTGATCCGATAGTGCTGCAACTGGGTTTTAACCGGCTGATGATTGAACGCCTGGAAACAAAAACACAAGCAATAGTTGAGCAACTGAGGCAAAATAACAACAATTGGGAAGAAACATTTTTTCAGGTGCTGGCGCAGATGTTTGGGTTTAAAGTTAATGCAGTGCCTTTTGAATTGCTGGCAAAATCGCTTTCCATACAAACGCTGTTAAAACATAAAAACAGCCTTTTTCAGTTGGAAGCACTGCTGTTTGGAAATTCAGGATTATTGAATCAGCAATTGCTGGGCGACGATTATTATATCCACCTACGTGATGAGTATTCTTTCTTGTACAAAAAATACAAACTGAAAGGAATTGAAGGACATTTGTGGAAATTTATGCGGCTACGGCCACCCAACTTCCCTACCATTCGAATCTCGCAATTGGCAGCACTTATTTATCATTCGGAAGGACTATTTTCCAGGATTCTGGAAATTGAATCCATGGAAGAACTTAAAAAATTGTTTAAAGTAAAAGCCTCGGAATACTGGGATACACATTACAACTTCAACAAAACATCGAAAAAACCCCAAGCAAAGGAATTGGGCGATACGGCTGCCCATATCCTGATTATCAATGTAATTGTTCCTTTTTTGTTTGTGTACGGCGAAAATCAAAACAAACACGAATTAAAAAACCGGGCGCTCGAGATTCTGGAAAATCTGCCCGCCGAAAGCAATTCTATCATTTCAAAATGGGCGGATATGGGCATTCAGGCGCGTTCAGCTTTTGATTCGCAAGCTTTACTTCAGCTAAAAAACTATTACTGCGAATCAAAAAAATGTTTAAATTGCCATTTAGGGGTGAAATTGGTTTCATCAATACAAAATCAGGACGACTAA
- a CDS encoding RNA methyltransferase: MRKLRNIELGRLSVEEYKQSTKTPIVVVLDNIRSCNNIGSVFRTSDALLINTIYLCGITATPPNNEIRKTALDAEKSVDWEYFEHSEEVVKRLQQKGFKVYAIEQVENSIMLPDFQPAKSEKVALVFGNEVKGVKQSVVDLCNGSIEIPQYGTKHSFNISVSAGIVLWDIFQKIK; this comes from the coding sequence ATGCGTAAACTCAGAAATATAGAACTTGGCCGTTTAAGCGTTGAGGAATACAAACAATCGACAAAAACTCCTATTGTTGTGGTGCTCGATAACATCCGAAGCTGCAACAACATTGGCTCGGTATTCCGCACATCCGATGCTTTACTCATTAATACAATTTACCTCTGTGGAATTACTGCCACACCTCCCAATAACGAAATCAGAAAAACGGCTCTTGACGCTGAAAAATCGGTTGACTGGGAATATTTTGAACATTCTGAAGAAGTAGTTAAAAGGCTACAGCAAAAAGGATTTAAAGTTTATGCCATTGAACAAGTTGAAAACAGTATTATGTTGCCCGATTTCCAACCTGCTAAAAGCGAAAAAGTAGCGCTGGTTTTTGGGAACGAAGTAAAAGGTGTAAAACAAAGTGTAGTAGATCTTTGCAACGGAAGCATTGAAATACCGCAATACGGTACCAAACATTCTTTTAATATTTCGGTAAGTGCCGGAATTGTTTTGTGGGATATTTTCCAGAAGATTAAATAA
- a CDS encoding arginine deiminase, translating to MKYSLINYGPCKVYIFEPENKSLYAIMQTSVHSEIGQLEGVIIHTPGSEVENMTPANAERALYSDILNLSIASTEYAQFEGVLKKVSQVYQVKDLLADILAINEVKKELLNEICMTEYIDSCQQMLDTDSKQLAAMLIEGVVLEKTNLTNYLSNERFLLRPLHNLFFTRDSAMAMNDNMLIGKMANPVRERESVIMEAIYKYHPAVKSQVLTPGNPEPGIMVNRKSMVEGGDVQIARDDIFVIGTGVRTSTQGIDFIIENIKKQKKRKQHIIVQELPETPESFIHLDMVFTFLNTDECMVYPPVIFGMSRFKTIHIEIDNGNVSRIEEMPNLPKALKKLGMDLKPISCGGNSDPWIQEREQWHSGANFLAFAPGKIIGYQRNVHTIDELNNNGYDVVSATDIITGKANVDDYKKCVVTIAGSELARGGGGARCMSQPFRRGPVNW from the coding sequence ATGAAATATTCGTTAATCAATTACGGACCATGCAAAGTTTATATCTTTGAGCCCGAAAACAAAAGTTTATACGCAATTATGCAAACATCGGTTCATTCAGAAATTGGCCAACTGGAAGGCGTTATTATCCACACACCGGGTTCGGAAGTTGAAAATATGACACCGGCAAATGCCGAACGTGCTTTATACAGCGACATTTTAAATCTATCGATAGCCTCGACCGAATATGCCCAGTTTGAAGGGGTACTAAAAAAGGTATCGCAGGTATACCAGGTGAAGGATCTGCTGGCCGACATTTTGGCCATCAACGAAGTAAAAAAAGAATTGCTGAACGAGATCTGCATGACCGAATACATCGACTCGTGCCAGCAAATGCTTGATACTGATTCGAAACAACTGGCAGCAATGTTAATTGAAGGGGTGGTGCTGGAGAAAACCAACCTCACCAACTACCTGAGCAACGAGCGCTTTTTACTCCGCCCTTTGCACAACCTGTTTTTCACGCGCGATTCGGCAATGGCGATGAACGACAATATGCTAATTGGCAAAATGGCCAATCCCGTGCGCGAAAGAGAATCGGTTATAATGGAGGCCATATACAAATACCATCCTGCCGTTAAAAGCCAGGTCTTGACCCCCGGGAATCCTGAACCGGGAATTATGGTTAACCGAAAATCGATGGTAGAAGGCGGCGACGTACAAATTGCCCGCGACGATATTTTTGTTATCGGTACCGGAGTAAGAACAAGCACGCAAGGGATTGACTTCATTATCGAAAATATAAAAAAGCAGAAAAAGAGGAAACAACATATTATCGTTCAGGAATTGCCAGAAACGCCCGAGTCGTTTATTCATCTCGACATGGTTTTTACATTTCTGAACACCGATGAGTGTATGGTTTATCCACCTGTAATTTTTGGAATGAGCCGTTTTAAAACTATTCACATTGAAATAGATAATGGCAATGTAAGCCGCATTGAAGAAATGCCAAACCTTCCGAAAGCATTGAAAAAACTGGGCATGGATTTAAAACCAATTTCCTGCGGCGGCAACAGCGATCCGTGGATTCAGGAACGCGAACAATGGCACAGCGGCGCTAACTTTTTGGCCTTTGCCCCGGGAAAAATAATCGGTTACCAACGCAATGTGCACACCATCGATGAGTTGAACAACAACGGTTACGACGTTGTTTCTGCCACCGATATTATAACCGGAAAAGCAAATGTGGATGATTACAAAAAATGTGTAGTTACCATTGCCGGATCAGAATTAGCACGCGGTGGTGGTGGTGCCCGGTGTATGTCGCAACCCTTCAGAAGAGGACCGGTGAATTGGTAG
- a CDS encoding DUF4294 domain-containing protein — MKRLLFILIFLLGTWLAGAQENDTSDVYIGYVEDGDTIIFKNIKEIPVFPDREFKNKRQYRRYTRYVRKVKKVYPLAVKARELLKKYEPEYNALETGKERRKLMKKLEKELLAEHKDELKRWSISDGRILLKLINRETERTPYGLIKDFRGGFSATFWQGIAKLFRNDLKAGYDPAEEDQVLEEIVTLIELGYY; from the coding sequence GTGAAGAGGCTTTTATTTATATTGATTTTTTTGTTGGGAACCTGGCTTGCCGGAGCGCAGGAAAACGATACCTCTGATGTTTATATTGGTTATGTTGAGGATGGCGACACCATTATTTTTAAGAACATCAAAGAGATACCTGTTTTCCCTGATCGAGAGTTTAAAAACAAGCGGCAATACCGGCGCTATACCCGCTATGTGCGTAAAGTAAAAAAGGTGTATCCTCTGGCAGTGAAAGCACGTGAACTGCTAAAGAAATACGAGCCGGAATATAATGCTCTTGAAACGGGAAAGGAACGACGGAAGCTCATGAAAAAACTTGAAAAAGAATTATTGGCAGAGCACAAAGATGAGCTCAAAAGATGGTCGATTTCGGATGGTCGTATTTTGTTAAAACTGATTAACCGCGAAACGGAGCGAACACCCTACGGGCTGATAAAAGATTTCAGGGGAGGATTTAGTGCTACTTTCTGGCAGGGGATTGCTAAGCTTTTCAGAAACGACTTAAAAGCCGGGTACGATCCTGCCGAAGAAGATCAAGTGCTGGAGGAGATCGTAACTCTGATAGAATTAGGATATTATTAA
- the thpR gene encoding RNA 2',3'-cyclic phosphodiesterase yields the protein MREHIRTFIALKIAPNQKVLELLQHFKNLFPNDRIKWVDTDNFHLTLRFIGNTTREQLYELVDRLELLFSDQSKFQITLKGTDYFKSKNHPRVLFIKLCESEELFKLVSEIESQVVASGFKEEKKTFTPHLTLGRIKLVENRNRFFSLLDEWPTIEYQKIEVAELILFQSILKQTGPEYRPIKTFPLK from the coding sequence ATGCGTGAACACATCAGAACTTTTATTGCCTTAAAAATAGCTCCAAATCAGAAAGTGCTGGAATTATTGCAGCATTTTAAAAACCTTTTTCCGAACGACCGGATTAAATGGGTTGACACCGATAATTTTCATCTCACCCTGCGGTTTATTGGCAATACAACACGCGAGCAACTGTATGAATTGGTTGATCGTTTGGAGCTTTTATTTTCTGATCAATCAAAATTTCAGATTACTTTAAAAGGAACCGACTATTTTAAAAGCAAAAACCATCCACGCGTTTTGTTTATAAAACTATGTGAATCGGAAGAATTATTTAAATTGGTTTCGGAGATTGAGTCACAGGTGGTTGCCAGTGGTTTTAAAGAAGAGAAAAAAACATTCACCCCGCATTTAACATTGGGGCGTATAAAATTGGTGGAAAACAGAAATCGTTTTTTTTCGCTATTAGATGAATGGCCAACAATTGAATATCAGAAAATAGAGGTTGCGGAACTAATTTTGTTTCAGAGTATATTAAAACAAACCGGCCCGGAGTACAGGCCAATAAAGACATTCCCGTTAAAATGA
- a CDS encoding antibiotic biosynthesis monooxygenase family protein, translating to MIANTPNPPYYAVIFTTLRNNIDDGYVEMARRMVELAKQQPGFLGEESARDELGITVSYWESLEAMKEWKQNIDHLQAQKLGKEKWYKKYKLRVVHVVRDAEFGF from the coding sequence ATGATTGCAAATACACCAAATCCGCCTTATTATGCGGTTATTTTTACCACACTGCGCAACAACATTGATGACGGTTATGTTGAAATGGCCCGACGAATGGTGGAATTGGCCAAACAACAACCTGGTTTTTTAGGTGAAGAATCAGCTCGCGACGAATTGGGAATAACCGTTTCGTACTGGGAGAGCCTGGAAGCGATGAAAGAATGGAAGCAAAACATTGACCATTTGCAGGCTCAAAAGTTGGGAAAAGAAAAGTGGTATAAAAAATACAAATTAAGAGTTGTCCATGTGGTGCGTGATGCGGAATTTGGATTCTGA
- a CDS encoding sugar transferase — MNKSWQTAKYLFFDFFAAALAWAAFFVYRKEIIEPQYFNGWDVPFELTPQFYLGLLIIPAFWITFYYIVGFYNNIYRRSRLLELGQTFSTSAVGVVVIFFAFLLDDWIGSYKNYYNLIFTLFGLHFSLTYIFRLVLTTQTIHNIHKRKIGFNTLIIGSNEKALKVFNEMSSQVRPAGNKFVGFIELDENSNSVLSEQLPMLGHITDIIDILDKENIEEVILALETREHDQLSEILTIIENRQITIWGIPDLYDLLSGMTKTNTIFGSPLIKISNGLMPGWQENMKRLLDVLFSIIALILFFPVFIVLAIIIKTTSKGPIIYKQQRIGRYGKPFYIYKLRSMVAGAENGSPALSSENDSRITSIGRFLRKTHLDEIPQFFNVIMGTMSLVGPRPEREFYIKQIIERAPHYTHLHKLRPGITSWGQVKYGYASNVEEMLERLTYDMMYLKNISLYIDFKILIYTIMVSVKGNGK, encoded by the coding sequence ATGAATAAATCGTGGCAAACAGCCAAATATTTATTTTTCGATTTTTTTGCCGCAGCACTTGCCTGGGCTGCTTTTTTTGTATATCGAAAAGAAATTATTGAACCCCAATACTTTAATGGCTGGGATGTCCCATTTGAGCTCACTCCGCAATTTTATTTGGGATTACTGATCATCCCTGCTTTTTGGATTACATTTTATTACATTGTTGGGTTTTATAACAATATTTACCGTAGGTCGCGACTGCTGGAACTTGGGCAAACTTTTTCCACATCGGCAGTTGGTGTGGTTGTAATTTTCTTTGCATTTTTATTAGACGACTGGATTGGATCGTATAAGAATTACTACAATTTAATTTTCACACTGTTTGGATTACATTTCTCGCTCACCTATATTTTTCGACTGGTACTAACCACACAAACCATTCACAATATACACAAACGCAAGATTGGTTTTAACACGCTCATCATCGGTAGTAACGAAAAAGCGCTGAAGGTTTTCAACGAAATGTCGAGCCAGGTGAGGCCGGCGGGGAATAAATTTGTTGGTTTTATCGAACTTGATGAGAACAGCAATTCTGTTTTAAGCGAGCAATTGCCAATGCTTGGACACATAACAGACATTATCGACATTCTGGACAAGGAGAATATTGAAGAAGTTATTCTGGCTCTGGAAACACGCGAGCACGATCAACTAAGTGAAATACTCACGATAATTGAAAACAGGCAAATCACCATTTGGGGTATTCCCGATTTGTACGATTTGCTTTCCGGAATGACAAAAACCAACACCATTTTCGGGAGTCCACTAATAAAAATTAGCAACGGATTAATGCCCGGCTGGCAGGAAAACATGAAACGTTTGCTGGATGTGCTTTTCTCCATTATCGCACTTATTCTGTTTTTCCCTGTTTTTATTGTGCTGGCAATTATCATAAAAACAACATCAAAAGGGCCAATTATTTACAAACAACAAAGAATAGGACGTTACGGAAAACCGTTCTATATATATAAACTGCGGAGTATGGTAGCCGGTGCCGAAAATGGCTCCCCGGCACTATCGTCGGAAAACGATTCACGAATTACATCTATTGGCCGTTTTTTGCGAAAAACACACCTCGATGAAATTCCACAGTTTTTTAATGTAATTATGGGAACCATGTCGCTGGTAGGGCCGCGCCCCGAGCGGGAATTTTACATTAAACAAATTATTGAACGTGCACCGCATTATACACACTTGCACAAACTGCGTCCGGGAATAACCTCGTGGGGACAAGTAAAATATGGTTATGCATCGAATGTTGAAGAAATGCTGGAACGATTAACCTACGACATGATGTACCTGAAGAATATTTCGTTATACATCGATTTTAAAATACTGATTTACACCATTATGGTTAGCGTTAAAGGCAACGGAAAATAA
- a CDS encoding Gfo/Idh/MocA family oxidoreductase, whose translation MLNVGLIGNTGILEPFVMEIKKNTQINIIGKASVGSSEEMNGFHYSIPEFNRVELIERADVIIMDNSTPMPFNFMRDIVKKSKHIFCAEYPDLTIDECSELNKLINESRSVVQVTNPYFFSPAIQWVNKNIKTPAFIDYSNFENDVTEKKSLYSMLLMLLGVTGISPKKIGAVTFPGYNNSKFTNVRLEFSDASVVNLNFGKLESLKNFKVRIYSDNQFATFNFSKEKFLSDNKAIEFDEDCVVDELDIFIQAIEGKIKKTSTLDDYLIAMHVAQKINKKISQFSIH comes from the coding sequence ATGCTGAATGTTGGATTAATCGGAAATACTGGAATTCTTGAACCATTTGTAATGGAAATCAAGAAAAATACCCAAATCAATATTATTGGGAAAGCATCTGTTGGATCGAGCGAAGAAATGAACGGTTTTCATTATTCCATTCCTGAATTTAACCGGGTTGAGTTAATTGAACGCGCCGATGTGATTATAATGGACAATTCAACGCCTATGCCGTTTAATTTTATGCGTGATATTGTAAAAAAATCAAAGCATATATTTTGTGCTGAATATCCGGATCTCACCATCGACGAGTGCAGCGAGCTGAATAAACTGATTAATGAGTCGCGTTCGGTAGTGCAGGTTACCAATCCTTATTTTTTCTCACCGGCCATTCAGTGGGTAAACAAAAACATCAAAACACCGGCATTTATCGATTATTCCAATTTTGAAAACGATGTTACAGAAAAGAAATCGCTATACTCCATGTTACTTATGCTTCTGGGTGTTACGGGCATTTCTCCAAAAAAAATTGGCGCCGTAACTTTTCCAGGATATAACAACTCTAAATTTACGAACGTACGTCTTGAGTTTAGCGATGCCTCGGTTGTTAACCTGAATTTTGGAAAACTGGAATCGCTGAAGAATTTCAAGGTCAGAATTTATTCCGACAACCAGTTTGCAACTTTTAATTTCAGCAAAGAAAAATTCCTTTCCGATAATAAAGCTATTGAGTTTGATGAAGATTGTGTAGTAGACGAGCTGGATATTTTTATTCAAGCCATAGAAGGAAAGATCAAAAAAACATCTACTCTTGATGATTATTTAATTGCCATGCACGTGGCGCAAAAAATCAATAAAAAGATCTCGCAATTTTCCATTCATTAA